Sequence from the Streptomyces sp. NBC_00358 genome:
GGTCCGCCGCCCTGCCCGGCCGCTGCCGCCGGACCGCCCGGACCCCCGGGACCGCCCGCCTCCAGAGCGCGCGGTTCCCGGCCCGCCGGGGGCGCCCCAGGAACCGGCGTTCCCTGTTCGGCGCGGGCTTCGATCGCCGCCCGCCGGGCCGCTTCGGCGTCCGCGCCGGACGTGGCCGCCACAGCGACACCGTGCGCGGCACCACCGCCGAATCCGATACCGCCGGCGGGACCCCGCCCGCCCGCGGCAACCGGCCCGCCCGCGGCTCCCCGAAGAGCGGCCGGGACCGTCCCGGCCTGGCCGCCGTCCCCCGGCTGCCCGGCGCGGAGGCCCGATCCGGGGGCGGACCGGGAGCCGGCCCCGGGCTCACTCGCCAAGTCCTCCGGCGCCGGCACCGGGTCGTACCCGCACAGCGCCTCCTCGGCGGCCCCGGCCGCCAGTCCCGTGAGCAGGACGCGGCCGTCGTCGCAGACGAGCACCGTGCGCGCGGTGATGTTCCGGTGCACCCATCCGTGCGCGTGCAGGACCCGTAGCGCGGCCAGTACGTCGGCGGCGACCTCGGCGGCCCGGTAGGGGCTGAGCGGCTTCTCGGCGAGCAGTGCGGCCAGCGGCCTCGCGGGCACCAACTCGCTGACGATCCACAGCGACCCGCCCTCGGCGAACACGTCGAAGACCTGGTCGAGCCTGGGATGGTCGGGGATCTGCGCGGCGGCCTGGGCGGCCTCGATCGCGCGCCGGACCGCCGGTTCGGTGGGCCGGCGCGTGGTCCGGGCGGACGCCCTCCGCACCCCGCCGTCCCGGGCCACGAACCCGTCGGGCAGTCCGTCCGCGTCGAGCACCTCGGCCTCGACGACTTCCGGCAACGGCACCTGCCGTACCAGGACTTCCTGCCCGCTGTAGGTGTCGAAGGCCCGGCTCTCGGCGAGTTCGTACTCGTCGGACGGCGGCAGAGGGAGGCGGTAGCGGTCGGCGAGTACCCGTCCCGCATAGTCGTCCACGATGCCTCCCCCAGCCGACCGGTTGGTCAATTCCGTTCGCCGTGCGTCCCGTTGTGGCTTCGTTCGGTCCGCAACCACTCACGATACGTGCCCGAGGCAACCCGCAGAGCGGTGATGCGAGATCTCGGGCTCCCGTTCGTGGCGGAACGTCACCTCGGCGAGCGGTACGTCACGACTTCGGCTGGAACGTCTCGGTCAGCGTCTTCCAGGTGCTCTTGCGCAGATCGCTGTCCCAGGCGGACGCCTTCGCCGTGTACATCAACCCGTACCCCTGATGCGAGTTCACGACGAAACCGCGGTCGATCGACCGGTACTTCGTGCCTCCGTCGACATAAGTGAACTCCCAGTCGGCCGTGTTCCAGCCGCGGTAGTCCACCTTCGCTATGCGCACCCGCGTGTACTGGGAGCGCGTCATGTAGCGCTCCTGGTTCTTCCAGTCCGCGACCGGGTCGTCCTTGGGCGTACTCGTCCAGCCGACGAGGAGCTTCTGCCCGTCGGGACCCGTGAACCGGGCTCCCGCGCCGTCCTGGGACTGGAACTTCCACCCCTTGGGCAGCCCGATCGAGAAGCCCTGACCGCTCTTGTACGTCGTCACGGCGGTGGAGGAACCCGCCCCCGAGCCGGACTCCTTGCCGTCGCCGCTCGAATCGTCCGACGTGCCCGTGCCCGTGCCCGTGGACGTGTTCGTGCTGTCGTCCGAACCGGAGCCGGAGCCCGACTTGTCGCCTCTGTCGGTGTGCTCGGCGTCGCTGTCGCTCTTGCCGCCGCCCTTGCCTGTGCCCTTGCCGCTTCCGGACGTCGCTCCGCTGGACGCGGTCGCGCCGCTGCCGCCGCTCCTGCCGCCCTTGGAGCCGTTGCCGTCCCCGCCACCGAGCGTGAGGGCCAGCACGATGCCGAGCACGACGAGTGCCAGGACCACCACGAGGATCACCAGCGTCCGCAGCGGCACGACATCCGTCAGCGAGGCCTTCGGTACCGGCCGCGCCGGGCGCTCGGGGGCCACAGGCCATCCGGACCCCGAGGTGCTGCGCGCGGCGGCGGCACCCGCCGACCCGGCACCCCCGGCCGAACTGGAGTTCACCGACGTACCGTCACGACTCCCCGCCTGCCCCGGCACCGACGACGCTCCGGACCCGGACGAGCCCACCGAGGGCGAGGACACGGAGGTGCCACCGGCCGAACCGGCTGCCCCGCCGGAACCTGCACCCGTACGCGGGGAGGCCGTCGCCGCGGCTCCCTCCGCCAGGGCGGAATCCGAGCCCCCGGCCGACTTCGCACGGGCGGTCGCCGCGGAGGTGGCCGCCGCCGTGGCGGCCCCGGCCGCCGTCGCCGCCTTGCGTACCGAACGCAGGGCCCCGCGCAGCCGCTCCGCCGGCTCCTCGCCCTTCTTGGCACCGGAGCCGAACCCGCGCCCCGGGCTCTCCGGAAGGGGAGGCATGGCCACGACCTTCGTCGCGTCCGGCGGCTCCGGCACGCTCTGCTCGGGGTCGGGCGCGCTCAGCACCTCGTTGAGCATCGCCCGCGCGCCCGCGTCGTCGAGCCGCTGCTCGGGGTCCTTGGCCAGCAGGCCGTAGATCACGTTCTCCAGCGGGCCCGCGTTCTTCGGCTGTTCCACCGGCTCGGTCATCACGGCGGTGAGCGTCGCGATCGCGGAACCCTTGTCGTACGGCGGCACACCTTCCACCGACGCGTACAGCAGCCCACCCAGCGACCACAGGTCGGCCGCGGGCCCGGGCTTGTGGCCACGCGCCCGCTCCGGCGAGATGTAGGAGGGCGCGCCGACGAGCATGCCGGTCGAGGTGATGGACGGGTCGCCCTCCACCTGGGCGATGCCGAAGTCGGTGAGCACCACCCGGCCGTCGTCCGAGATCAGCACGTTCGACGGCTTCACGTCCCGGTGCAGGATGCCCTCACGGTGCGCCGAGCGCAGCACGTCGAGGATGGCCAGGCCCACCTCGGCGGCGCGCTTCGGCGTGAGCAGTCCGTCCTCGCGGATGGCCTCGGCGAGGGACTTGCCCTCGATGAGCTCCATCACGATCCAGGGCCGGTTGTCCTCGTCGACCACGTCGAAGACCGTCACCGCGCCGTTGTTGCGGATCCGCGCGATGGCCTTGGCCTCCCGCAGCGTGCGCGTGATCAGCCGGCGCTTCTCGTCCTCGTCGATGGCCGACGGGAACCGCAGCTCCTTCACGGCGACCGTGCGGCCCAGGGTCTCGTCCTCGGCGCGCCACACCGTGCCCATGCCGCCGCGGCCGAGAACATCCCCCAGCCGGTACCGCCCGGCGAGGAGACGTTCGCTCTTGTCCTGACGGGATGCTCCCGCCCGCTCCGCCTCCGACATGCGTCCCCTCATGCAACCCGCCCTGACAGAGCCTCCATTGTCCCTCACCCGACAAGTGCACAACGCCCAGGGGCCCCCTGGAACCGCAACAGCTCAGCCAGTGAGACGCCCGGACCCCGCCGACGGCCACGGACGGCTCACCACCCGTCGCACCCCGCGCACGCCGACCGCCCCGCACCGGGAGCAACACCCCTCCGCGCCACCCGGCCCACGGCTCGGCACAGGG
This genomic interval carries:
- a CDS encoding serine/threonine-protein kinase — encoded protein: MSEAERAGASRQDKSERLLAGRYRLGDVLGRGGMGTVWRAEDETLGRTVAVKELRFPSAIDEDEKRRLITRTLREAKAIARIRNNGAVTVFDVVDEDNRPWIVMELIEGKSLAEAIREDGLLTPKRAAEVGLAILDVLRSAHREGILHRDVKPSNVLISDDGRVVLTDFGIAQVEGDPSITSTGMLVGAPSYISPERARGHKPGPAADLWSLGGLLYASVEGVPPYDKGSAIATLTAVMTEPVEQPKNAGPLENVIYGLLAKDPEQRLDDAGARAMLNEVLSAPDPEQSVPEPPDATKVVAMPPLPESPGRGFGSGAKKGEEPAERLRGALRSVRKAATAAGAATAAATSAATARAKSAGGSDSALAEGAAATASPRTGAGSGGAAGSAGGTSVSSPSVGSSGSGASSVPGQAGSRDGTSVNSSSAGGAGSAGAAAARSTSGSGWPVAPERPARPVPKASLTDVVPLRTLVILVVVLALVVLGIVLALTLGGGDGNGSKGGRSGGSGATASSGATSGSGKGTGKGGGKSDSDAEHTDRGDKSGSGSGSDDSTNTSTGTGTGTSDDSSGDGKESGSGAGSSTAVTTYKSGQGFSIGLPKGWKFQSQDGAGARFTGPDGQKLLVGWTSTPKDDPVADWKNQERYMTRSQYTRVRIAKVDYRGWNTADWEFTYVDGGTKYRSIDRGFVVNSHQGYGLMYTAKASAWDSDLRKSTWKTLTETFQPKS